The following nucleotide sequence is from Corylus avellana chromosome ca7, CavTom2PMs-1.0.
tgagaaagtcTAAACACTCTTCTCCTATCTTCCTTccatacaaattttttaaaagccaGCAATCTGATCTGTAGATGTGGATGCTACAAATCTAATGACAAAGCAGAACAAATAGTTTCTctagaaaaaataaagcatGTGAAAAAGCTATACACGGCAAGCAAAACAGATAAGGAAAGCAGGGCATGTCGAGAGCTAAACAGGGCAAGAGAAACAGCATCTAAAGAAGTTGGCCGGTGGCCTCTTGGATGTTAAAAGCTCGTCCTATAAAAGCACAAACATGCATCTTGAATTTCACATGGGGTTTTCATGTTTTAAATATGTTGTGCATTTATTCTCTATGATTATGACACCAACTGATTAAGATACTGCATTAtagctatttttttctttatgattatGATTAAGACACTGAACTGCTTGGGATATTATAGGCTGCTGAAGAAAGTTTATAGAAGAAACTTTACTTataccctttaaaaaataagtggttTTACAATCATAATCTTGATATCCtatgttttatatatgtttgttacaAGTTGGACGTTGCAAAGTAATTTAAGTAAACACCAATTTTGATTTGCTGGTCTTCAATTCTTAGGCTATACACTTCAAAGTGTAGTCTAGACACAGGACACGTGTGTAGTTTAAATTTGGAAAGCGATATGATATGATAAAACAAAGGTGAAACCGACGCAATTGGTttatattgatgcaaaattgaCATTTGTCGGGGGAGGATGTTTAGGAATCATGTGATGTACGTAGGGTTTTCTGGACAGGTTTTAGTTGGCAGTTTGCACGTTGAAAAGCTGGGAGTTGGGCGCAACCCACCAAGCTGGTTCCTACAAAAGAAACCATGGCCTCCTTCAAATGTcttagaaaaattattaaaagagtAATAAATGATCGTGTAATTAAAACTTAACAAACAAGCATTCCTTTGACTAATTATTTGAACCAATtgatgctttttatttttccaccGCTAATAAgtagaaaaatgaaatgaagaggcTGCTGCTGCAGCTGGTGGGTGGATCGGAGCTCTTGGTCGAACTTTATTCAATTACTCTTCTTCCATTTTAATGTTGAATCTCACCAAACATTTTCAAGCCATAGCTTTCAAGCAACTTTGTTCAATAGATGTATCACTACTTGAAATGTGAAATTCAATTTAGACCCTACAATAATACATCTTCTCTGTTTCCCTTCTATTCGGAAATGGAATATCAAAAAGGATACAATAAAACCATCCCCCATTTGCAGATGTCAAATGAATTCTTGAACCAAAAATACAAACTCTAGCTACTACTATATATGCTTACACCCTGATGAAAAACTAAAACGATGATATAATTATTAACCTATTTACATCACAACAAATTTACTAACATAACCACACACAAGAaatgaaaatgcaaaaacaaaaaagtctcGGAGATTCTATCATGGCTATCAAGCAATTGAAAGAAGTGAGCTGGAATAACCAGTTTCAAGATCAACATCCCTATCATTGCCGGCCGATGAAGATGTTGGATAAGAGTAATCCACAAATTCTGAAGCAGCAGCGCCTCCGATTTTTCCATCATATGCATCCGGGGCTTCCACTGCCTCCGGCAGAGCCACCTCCCCTTCCAAGTACCTCACCGCTTGCCTCATGGTGGGGCGTGCCTTGGGCGCATTGTTAGAACACATCAAGCCTAGTTTGATTACCACAACAGCCTCAACCTTATTGAACTCACCGCCCAACCTGGCGTCTACAACCTCAAGAATTGAGCCTGCTCTCCACTTCTCCCACACCCATTCCACCAACATGAGCTCCTCCGGCAATGCTTTAGGCTCAATGGGTCTTCTCCCGCATACCACTTCAAGCAGCAAAGCACCGAATGCAAAAACATCTGAGCTGGTTGTAGACTTGCCTGTGCGTGTCAGCTCCGGCGCTAGATAACCCAGCGTGCCCACCACCCTGGTGGTGTTTGGATTGGAGCCGTGATCGTATAACTTAGCCAGACCAAAGTCACCAAGCCGTCCGTTTAGCTCAGAATCTAATAAAACATTCGCTGCCTTGATGTCTCTGTGAATCACAGTTTGTTCCCACCCTTCATGTAAATACAAAAGCCCTGAAGCCACACCTTTGATGATCTTGAACCTTTGCTCCCAGCTCAGAATTGTTTTAGGCTCATCAAACAGGTACTTGTCCAAGCTCCCATTAGGCATAAAATCATAAACAAGTAACAGATCGCCTCGCTGCCGACACCATCCTAACAATTGAACCAAATTTTTATGACGAAAACGACCAATACTGGTAATCTCCGACGCGAATTCTCGTACGCCCTGCTTTGATTCATGCGAAATTCGCTTAACAGCGACTTGGGTGTTTGAATTTGGCAGAGTTCCTTTATAAACTCGACCGAACCCACCGAACCCAAGGAGCTCTTTGTCTCTGAAACCCCGTGTTGCTTTCTTGAGCTCTTCGTGAGAAAATCTGTGCGGACCAACATCAAGCTCCCAGGGCTCAACCACATCTGCCATCTTTTTCCTCCTGATGATGTAAAACGTCAAAGCACTAAGCAAAATCACCGCCAAAGCACATGAAACTGAGACGCCAAGGATTAGGCCTTTACGATTCTTTTTGGTCCCAGTGGCAGTGGGGAGCTGGAGCTTAGGAAGTTGAGATAAATTGAGAGATTTAGCGTCTCCATTCACGTTGAAGCTCCACCCCAGGATATAATGCGAGCTCGTGAATATACCAGTACCAGCAGAAAACCCGATGTACATGAATTCATTAAGAATTTCGGAGAGGTTCACTTTGTCGGACAAAAGTATAGAACTGGGTTTGGCAGAGTCCATCGCCACCCTGACATCCAGTTGATTTGTAGGCGAATTATAATCGATCCATGCCTGAATTACCTGACCACTCGTCAAATTAAAGGGGACCGGAACGGTTTTGTTGGATTTTATGCTATTGATGTCGACCGCAACATGGTTGTTATCGGTTTCACCATGCTCTACATTCATGTAAGTGTCGAATTCGACCGCTAATATGTGGTTCGACAATTTCCCATTGTTGCTGGCGTTGAAGAGGCCAATATAAGAGCCTGGATTACCCCCAGGAATCCCTCTTGCGGGAGAGATTGCGAAAGCGAGGCCATCGCCGCCTGGGAACCAAGCGGGGCCATCGCCGCCTTGCTTCCCAGGCTGGTCGATTATAGCGAAAGCGAAGGAGGTGGAGAAGGACATGACTTCGCCGCTGGAGTTCTTGAATTGGATTGGGTTTGAATAAAACGCGTGGCCGGATGCCCTGGTCGAGGTGTAGTTTGTTAGCTGAAGTACGCCATTGCTCTCAACCGCTGCAACGCCGTCTAAGGTCAAGTTGTTGCCGGCAGCACTGAACCCGCCCCTGAACCCGTCCAACAAGGGTGTAGCTACATCAGCTGGCTTTACTGGATGCAGGAGTAGAAGGAAAACCCAAAGAGAGAGGAGTTTTTCTGCCATGAGAGCGAGGGACGAAAGAAGAGTTGAGCTTTGTTTCGttgaattttctttcttctttattttgtcttttcttgGCCAATAAGAAAATCGAAAGAGAATCCCAGATATGGATGNNNNNNNNNNNNNNNNNNNNNNNNNNNNNNNNNNNNNNNNNNNNNNNNNNNNNNNNNNNNNNNNNNNNNNNNNNNNNNNNNNNNNNNNNNNNNNNNNNNNATTAAATTCAAATCTGAATAAGGCTTGAATAtgaatataaagagaaaaatggaaatttataaagagaagagtttgtaattgaataaaatattttagaaactttctatcttctagcatttatttatttacttttcctatttgATTTTAAACATTGGATACAATCTTCGAAACTTGATCCtctccagttagttatatttgatgattatgtttgtcattttacaaggacaaaaaaataatatattcctgtttaagattgtattttatttaagaatatctttattgttatttgatttccttatttattgatatcaattttttaggccttatttatttcagaatattaaaaaatgaaatgatattAATGCATGTATCTTTagtttcggctatgatttactttaGAGATTTTTGCTATGTTTGTATGAGCTTTAGGCTCgtaacttttatcaatgaatgagtatgatatctttcaaaaaaaaaaaaaaaaaaaaagaaagatattaaTGCCTTTTTGAAACTTAATAGGGGGCCTtaatttaagcatatatattgactacctgtcattttttttttcttttttttatcgcaattgttttattaggattcattaattggggccttattaaatttggactttttttaaattacttatttaccatgattagaagccttaattaaaaaaaatgaagggtaataagtgatttaattttttttaattttttgacatgttcgcataaaaggggggagggagattcgaactagtgacctccacttcattaagtgtggtcccagccgattgagttacttcTTAGGGActttaacttaaatttttaatttggaacCTTATTACGACCACCTAACTCGCCTAGTAATTGGACCGACCCTGCAACAAAGGCGAGCCTCGGGACTTCGTAGTCTTCATGGACCTTGCCTTGGTTTCCGATCATTCATGAGATAACCAGCTTTAGAACCACGTGGAATGGTGGTGTGTTGCACTTTGCATAAAGGAAGTGGGATAACCCCAAAAGAGTTCTACGAAGAGAAACTCAGAAATCGTGCTACTTGATTAATTGATTTCACATGGAATCTTCGGGTTATGTTTGAACACCACCTCACAATTacagggcttttttttttttttttttacaggccATTTGATTTCACATCGAAACTCTTTAGGTTATGTTTGAACACTAGCCCACAATTACAGGCCATTCGAGTCTCACATCATTTCttcaatttgtcaattttttcagAGTAATACTAAAAGTTCCTCTTGTACCTTTCTTAATTATcttcaaaaatgatgtggctattaaaatcaccattaaatttgtgattaatcattattagattttgatcaaatgataattttaatagccacatcttTTTGGACTTCTAGAGTCACTCATTTTTTCAGCTTACTCCACGTGAATTTGGTAAGAAATGAGCATATTATAGTTGAAATCTCTTAGtagatgatttatttatattcatatttagacacaatttaaatttgatatgaaaTTTTTAGGAATAACAATTTTTGATACAACTCGCAAATTCGATACAattttaacatgaaattaacatattaaaattaaggggtctataaaatttaattaaaatgatgatCGAtgtatataatcttataccaTATTTTGACACCACCCAAACTCATTACACTAATACAAATCCTTAACCCCACATCTTTCCTTTTTTgaatcatataatcatatataaattcttttattttaaataagaagtAAAGTGGAATCCAAAGTAAAGCTTATACTAATAAGAAGCTAAATGAAGTAATTTAGGTGGTCTATTGACTCTATttgtatcctactaagaatgatgtgactattaaaatcactgtttgatcaaaaattaataatgattaatcataagttcaatggtaattttaatacgCACATCATTTTTAGTGAGATACaagtaaaatacaaataaactaCTTAAAATTACTCAGCTAAATGAGCTCGATCATTTGTAGTAATTAAATATGAGACTGTTGCAAAAGAGTTAGTACGAGATGACGTGTAATCCCTCTAGTAGTTGCAAATTGCAATCCTCTAGGGTCTTGTTTTAGAAGCAGTACTCTTGCCCCTGTCTGACCCCCTCGCTCTCTTGGACACAATCACATCGTTCTTGAGGGCGACTTCACTGATGGCCATCGAGGACCCACATGGTCGGCAATTTAAATTCGTACCTATCTTTGATTAGGAAACTTAAAGTCATTTTGATGACATTCTAATCGTTATAGCTTTTGGCTTTGATTTTAcgccttttaaaaaataaataaatgcttaaTTTTTCAGGTATAAAAGCACTTACATGTGGCTATTTTGTTGAGTCATGTAGCAAAAAAGACTCCACATTGGATTAGTTAAAGTGGCTAAAagtttgttaagaaaaaaaattcaatcttatatatatatatatactttgaaaaCGAGAATCTCCTTCTATGAAAATAGGACATGAGTGGAGCTTGAGCTTTCTAGTGCAGATAGTCACCACTTACAAATTGTTGCTGTCACTGAGAAGGAAGAAGGTACAGCAACATCAAAATTGATTTTGGGAGCTCCCGGAGGAGCTTCCACCCAGCTATATATCATTTGAGGAGTTAACATGCGATCCCAGGCTCTGAGTGTGAAATGGCTTAatacttgaaatggagagaattttattcttgaaaatttagggagtaattttaatttttcccttGAAAATATTTGTAAAGACTAGGACTTGACATAAAAAAAGAGCACTAATTAGTGGGAagtgcctttttctttttctcttctgttTTTCCCGCAGACTCTGTTTGGGTGGCTAGAATCTGCCACGCCCCACGAGTGTGATTGGTGTTTTTGAGGCCCCATGCTGCCATGCATGATAGAGAGAGCCTTGGTGGTAAATGGTAATGACATCCACTGCTGCGGCCCAAGTTCCTCTGATACCCCCTGAAAAAGGTGGAGGTTTTCCATTGGGCTTGAAAGGGGGAAGGTTTGCCTAGCAACTAAACCTCAGCCGGGCTGCATGGATTCTAAACATCCCTTCTCTTGGGTTTTGAGAGAACTGATGGTCATTTTTTTGTTCCTCTTTTTTCTGGGCTTCCTGCTTTCCCTTCCACGTACCCATTACCTAGGCAAGGGCTTGAAACTCTCTCTCTTAGAAATCTAGGGGTTCTTGAATTCCAAAGAAGCATGCATATAACACAAGACAATCATACAACATATAAACATTGCCTAGGAAAGAACTTTGGACAGAGAATTGCAGTTGGCTGTTGGGTAGCCTTTGGATTTAAGCTAAATAATGCTATATTAGCCACTTACTTACTCCTCATACTATTGAGTGCAGCTTAATAATTTGGAATTGGAAATTCCTGTGCAATTTCGTGGGGCCTCTGTCCTTTGAGCTTGATTATATTTGAGAACATATTTATCTGAAACATAGCATGATGGGCAACAACATAAGGGGTATCCTTTATTGGACTCTGCACTAATCTGCCACTTGATTGCTCTCAACTGTTTGTATAGTGGGTTTCCGCAAAGCAACCTAAACTTCTGTCAGAATTTAGAAAGGTATGTCGATCTTACGATAATGAACTTTTTTGAGTTTAGATTGCACTCatatttgttttagttttttaattatattaatgaaGCATATGGGAAATATAGCTGTCGTTTATTGGTTTGACTTGGCACGCTGTTAAAATATTGGACTAAACATGGATGAAAGTACCACTCGCGTTTATTAAATGTATATAAGTACCATCtgtaatattttttgaaattgagaaatccatttgatatcatgttaaaccaCAAGTACCAAAACCGTTTTGaccttaataaaattataacccTAAGAGTcttaaccctaaaatttttatctattttttctttctttgcttacGCTATTGCTCCcttgttttatattttacataaatttccACACGAGGCAAGTGAAACAgctaagaaaaatgagaaagtcTAAACATTCTTCTCCTATCTGTAGATGTGGATGCTACAAATCTAATGACAGAGCAGAACAAATAGTTTCACTAGAAAAAATTAAGCATGTGAAAAAGCGATACGCGGCAAGCAAAACAGATAAGGAAAGCAAGGCAAGATAATTAAGCATGTCAACGGATGAGACATCAAGGAACCTTCTCAATCTTGGGGAATCATCATCCACCCCACAACATGAGATATGTCTCCTGTGTTTATGgaacgtgtgtgtgtgtagctCTTTTGTATACATGTGTGATCGAAGCAGAGTGATTTGCCTTTGGTTGAGTTCTAGAATCGGATTGATGTAAATAAAAACCCagaatttgttttaaaatgGGAATTCAGATTCCAACTGAAGCCATTGAAGCCTCACCTTCAAGGTTTGAAAATCAACTATGGTCGGACAACCTCTTTAGCATGTTCATCCCATGTTCATAGGATTCTTATCCTGTTCATAGACATTTGGTCGGACAAAAGTAAATGAGAGGCTGGAAGAGAtggtaattataatttatttacttccAGATAAAAAGGTACAACTGTGATCGTTAAACGAAGGTTAAAAATCAAAGCCTAGCTAGTAAAAAAAACGAAACCTGAACATCCAAAACCATGTAGATCGAGGAGCTTGGAACTCTCTCATGCCTACCTACCTTCACCTGATCTGGTGGTACTCAAAGATGAAAATGGCGAGCTTAAACCAGCTTCAGCATCATAATGCGAAGCAGAAGTATTAGGATAAAATTGCAGATAATCCTCAGCAGCACCACTTGTTTTCCTGTATGGCTCCGCCACCTGCTCCTGCATCTCCAACTCGCGTTCCAGGTACCTCACCACCTGTCTCATCGTGGGTCGTGCTTCAGGTGAATCGTTGGA
It contains:
- the LOC132187565 gene encoding L-type lectin-domain containing receptor kinase S.4-like codes for the protein MAEKLLSLWVFLLLLHPVKPADVATPLLDGFRGGFSAAGNNLTLDGVAAVESNGVLQLTNYTSTRASGHAFYSNPIQFKNSSGEVMSFSTSFAFAIIDQPGKQGGDGPAWFPGGDGLAFAISPARGIPGGNPGSYIGLFNASNNGKLSNHILAVEFDTYMNVEHGETDNNHVAVDINSIKSNKTVPVPFNLTSGQVIQAWIDYNSPTNQLDVRVAMDSAKPSSILLSDKVNLSEILNEFMYIGFSAGTGIFTSSHYILGWSFNVNGDAKSLNLSQLPKLQLPTATGTKKNRKGLILGVSVSCALAVILLSALTFYIIRRKKMADVVEPWELDVGPHRFSHEELKKATRGFRDKELLGFGGFGRVYKGTLPNSNTQVAVKRISHESKQGVREFASEITSIGRFRHKNLVQLLGWCRQRGDLLLVYDFMPNGSLDKYLFDEPKTILSWEQRFKIIKGVASGLLYLHEGWEQTVIHRDIKAANVLLDSELNGRLGDFGLAKLYDHGSNPNTTRVVGTLGYLAPELTRTGKSTTSSDVFAFGALLLEVVCGRRPIEPKALPEELMLVEWVWEKWRAGSILEVVDARLGGEFNKVEAVVVIKLGLMCSNNAPKARPTMRQAVRYLEGEVALPEAVEAPDAYDGKIGGAAASEFVDYSYPTSSSAGNDRDVDLETGYSSSLLSIA